A region from the Brachyspira hampsonii genome encodes:
- a CDS encoding vWA domain-containing protein, producing the protein MFFGDFKFIILYVFIPVLIILFIMSRRKVHKVLSIFTKNLNFQNDKNYKRISNLRIFSIIFMILASASLIFALMQPKWGIIEQKIKTDNYMVTIALDLSRSMDADDVWPSRLERAKLEIEKFIKTTDNLSVALVGFAGTSFIASPFTQDMETFTYILDNLTTKSVTLQGTRISDALVTAKNTFNVDAVSKKSIILITDGEDHGGYFDDILKQLNEMNVSVYTVGVGTEAGASISTDLGVREKSVISKRDDNTLKLIADSTHGKSYIAENVSLESIFNDMKQNMDSVSSVRNNRSYKERFQIFLAISAGLIFLASIFSILTQLKVRETIKKKIIKEKILNRKSEVSNY; encoded by the coding sequence ATGTTTTTTGGAGATTTTAAATTTATAATTTTGTATGTATTTATTCCTGTACTTATAATTTTATTTATTATGTCAAGGAGAAAAGTACATAAGGTTTTGTCAATATTTACTAAAAACTTGAATTTTCAAAATGATAAAAACTATAAAAGAATATCAAATTTAAGAATATTTTCTATTATATTTATGATACTTGCATCTGCCAGCTTAATATTTGCTTTGATGCAGCCTAAATGGGGAATAATAGAGCAGAAAATAAAAACAGATAATTACATGGTAACTATAGCATTAGATTTATCAAGATCTATGGATGCTGATGATGTATGGCCTTCCAGACTTGAAAGGGCTAAATTAGAAATAGAAAAATTTATAAAAACAACCGATAATTTATCTGTAGCATTAGTTGGTTTTGCAGGAACAAGTTTTATAGCTTCGCCTTTTACTCAGGATATGGAAACTTTTACTTATATACTTGATAATTTGACAACTAAATCTGTTACTTTGCAAGGTACTAGAATATCAGATGCTTTAGTTACTGCTAAAAATACTTTTAATGTAGATGCGGTTAGTAAAAAATCTATTATCTTGATAACTGATGGTGAAGATCATGGCGGTTATTTTGATGACATATTAAAACAATTAAATGAGATGAATGTCAGTGTATATACTGTCGGTGTCGGGACTGAAGCAGGTGCTAGCATAAGTACCGATTTAGGAGTAAGAGAAAAATCTGTTATTTCAAAAAGAGATGATAATACATTAAAGTTAATAGCTGATTCCACTCATGGAAAAAGCTATATTGCAGAAAATGTTTCGCTTGAAAGTATATTTAATGATATGAAGCAGAATATGGATAGTGTTTCATCTGTGAGAAATAATAGAAGCTATAAAGAAAGATTTCAAATATTTTTAGCTATTTCTGCAGGTTTGATATTTTTGGCAAGTATATTCAGTATTTTAACTCAATTAAAGGTGAGAGAAACTATTAAAAAGAAAATAAT